GTTATAGATGCGGTTTCTTATGACGCAAAAACAAGAATTGTAAGCGTAACGTTTCCAAGCGGCGCAACTTATGAATATAACAACATAAGCCTTGAAATGTTAAAACAATGGGCTTATGCCGTTTCAATATTATAATACAATTGCGTAGCGTAAAACTTATGCAAATCGTCATAATAATCCGCCATCTTGTTACAACGGTATATCATACGGTAACCCAATACCCCGTAAACACACGTAGAAAAAGCGTTTGAACGCTTAATTTTTAGCTTATATAAATGAGATAACGATTTAGCAACCGCCGCCAATTCTTGATATTCCGTATCATCTATAATATAAAACTGTACGTAAAAACATTCCTATAAACATTTTTCTTTACTTTAGGCTAAATGAACATTTTGTAAAGTAACAAAACTCTGTTATTTCTTTTTTGTTTGGCTGTAAATAAACGCGGCATTATTTTTTATTTTGCAGTTTTTCGCTTGTTAAAGTATGACAATAAATGTATTTTACTTGTATTACGAAAAGAGAAATTATGAAATATTTTATCGCAATCGCCATAGGAATAATTGCCGCCGCCGCCGTATTTTTTACACAATACGGCGGTTCGATGGAATTGTTCGATTTGAGAGAAACATTTTTTGAATACGGTGTTTTTTCAAATGCCGGCACGCCTCGCGAAACGATAGATTCGCCGTTGCATGGACATATACACTTTTCCCGCACTGCGCCGTTTGACAGCAAAGAGCCGTATCAATATATGCTTTTTCACGCTAACGATTTGTTCAGAACAATCGATTTGGAGAAATATAAAAAATTGGAAATAGCCGTTTTACCCGAGCACGACAAGGATATAATGATTACGCTTTATATGTATGTTCCGGGTTTTTCCGGACCGACTATGGAAAGCAACCGCCCGTATTCTTTCATTATCAGATTAAGACCGAACCAATTCAAATATCAGGTGAAATTAAAAGATTTCGCTACGCCGAACTGGTGGTTTTATCTGCATAATGTGAGAGAAGAAACCTTGCCTAAAACCGATTGGCACAAAATGACGCATATTTGCGTCAACGATTACCCGTTTAATTCAGGAAGCAACGACGGCGAATGGATTGCCCCCATTACGGAAATTCGTTTTATAGACGACCCTTATCACAACATATGGGCGGCGATTTTTATCGGAATAGCTTCAATGTCGCTTTTTATGGGAATATTTGTAAAACTTAATTTTTTCGACAAAAAGAAAATGCGCTCGTCGGATAAAAAATCCGTCCCGTATTTGTCGCCCGCTTCGGATTTTGAAAAAATTCAAAGTGAAAAACTTATAAAGTTTATAAACGAAAATTACACCGATCCGAATTTGACGCTTAAAACTATTGAAAAAGAATTCGGACTTACCAAGTTTCAAGTTAATAACATTATGCAAAGATATTGCTCGACAAATTACCTGCGCTATATAAACAATTTGCAGACGAAATATGCGAAGGAACTGTTGCGTGACAAAGAAAATTCGATACAGAAAATAGCCAAAACCGTAGGCTATCCGCATGCAAATTCGTTTTCCAGAGCGTTCAAAAGAATTACCGGAAAGACTCCTGCGGAATTTAGAAAGAGTTTGGAAAAATAAGAAAGTTAACATCCGCCGTCCTAATTTAAGGAAAACGATGACTGTTTCATACTTTTTGGCGGCAGCGGGAGTGAATTGGCGTTATGTAAAAATTTGAAACGAAATTATATAAGTTGTGAACTTCACCCTGAATACTACCAAATGATCCTAGACCGTTTGAGTAACAAAAACGGTTTTATTAAAGATGAATACCGAATACAAAGTGTTGTCGGAAAAAGAAAAAACTACGACCAGCCGTCTCTATTTATGCAAGAAAATATTTGAAATTAGAGTAAATTACCACGCCATATTGTATTTTACCAAAAAAAAATAAATTAAAAAGAGGATTTTATGGCAGCTCAGATAGACCAGAAGTTAATAAGTCAAAACGTTCAAAACGAAATGGCAAAAAAACAGCAGGCGATTATAAGACAGTATCAAAAGCCGCTTTCAATGGGCAAAAATATGAAACTTTTACAGGACTTTTTAATGTCGCAAAAAACTGTCGGAAGCGCCGCATATTTGGAATTATCGCCGATTTTGCAGGAAATCGTATTAAAACTAAATTTATCGTCTATAGAAATTCTTGTAAAAAACGAAAAAAATCCGTTCAAAAAATTAAGGTACAAAATTGCAATCTTCGCGACCAAAAAAATGGCGTCTGCAAGAAAAGCGAAAGGACAATTAGATAAAGAAAAGGCAAGAAAAAAACAGACGAAAATCGAAGCGAAAAAGCAAAAAGATAAAAAAATCGTGAAGAAACCAAAAAACAAATAAAATTTTCAAAGGAGTTTTTGTGTCGGACGTAAAAAGAGTTGCGTTATTAACCGCGGGCGGATTGGCGCCTTGTTTGTCAAGCGCCGTAGGAGGTTTGATTGAAAGATACGCGGAAATCGCCCCACAAATTGATATTATCGCGTACACAGGCGGATACAAAGGACTTTTGCAGGGGAAATATATTCGCGTAACTCCCGAAATAAGAGAAAACGCTCGGTTTTTGCACGAACACGGCGGAAGTCCCATAGGAAACAGCCGCGTTAAACTTACAAACGTCAAAGACTGCGTAAAAAGAGGACTTGTTAAAGAAGGCGAAGACCCTTTGAAAGTCGCGGCTCAGCAGCTTACCAAAGACGGCGTTGACGTTTTGCATACCATCGGCGGCGACGACACGAACACGACCGCGGCGGATTTAGCCGCATATTTGGCGAAAAATAATTACAACCTTACGGTTGTAGGGCTTCCAAAAACAATAGACAACGATGTTTATCCCATTCGTCAGTCGCTTGGCGCTTGGACGGCGGCGCAATTCGGCGCACAATTTTTTAGAAATGTCGTAGCCGAACATTCCGCAAATCCGCGGATGCTTATAATTCACGAAGTTATGGGACGAAATTGCGGCTGGCTCACGGCTGAGACCGCATTGGAATATCGTAAACTTATCGCAAGCTCGAACTTTATTCCGCAAATCGGCTGTTCAATGGACGGGATTGACGTTCACGCTGTTTTTATTCCCGAAATGGAAATAAATATTGAAGCGGAAGCGGCGCGTTTGAATAAAATTATGGATAAAATCGACTGCGTGAATATTTTTATTTCCGAAGGCGCGGGCGTAGATTCGATTGTCAAACAAATAGAGGCGAGCGGACAGGAAGTCCAAAGAGACGCGTTCGGACACATAAAATTAGACGCGATAAATCCGGGTAAATGGTTTGGCGAACAGTTTTCAAAAATGCTCGACGCCGAAAAGGTTTTAGTGCAAAAGTCGGGATATTACGCGCGGGCGGCTGCGGCTAATGCACGCGATTTGTCTTTGATAAAAAGTTGCACGGATTTAGCCGTAGATTGCGCACTGCGCCGCGAAGGCGGAGTTATCGGACACGACGAAGATAAAAATAACGTTCTCCGCGCAATAGAGTTTGACAGAATCGCAGGCGGAAAGCCGTTTAATATCGACACCGCCTGGTTTGAGCGGCTGCTTAAAGATATAGGTCAAACGAAAGGTAAAAATATTGCAAAAAGCGGGCATTGATAAAACAACAATTTTCATAATCATTGTTGTTTTTGCGGCTTTTGCCATATTTTTCAAAATTCGACAGGGAATAGATGTAGATTCTTCCGTTCTGTCGCTTTTGTCTGCCGACAAATCCCAAAAAATTATTCAGGATTTGACGGACAACGCCGCCGACGAATTGTCGCGCAAAGCGTTTTTTTTGATTTTGGACGAAGACGAAGAAAATGCGATAATTTCTGCAAAAAAAATTATGGAATTATCGCAAGAATCGGAAATCTTCAGTGAAATTTCTTCAGGAACTTCAAAAGAAATCGAAAAGGAATATTTTAAGTGGTTTTTTGAGCGAAGATATTCGCTTTTGTCCGATAATATGCGGGAAATCGTCGAAGACGTAAATTCTTCTAAAAAATTTATAGAGTATTATAACGAAAAAATTTTCGCACCTTTGCCGGATTTTTACGGCGAAAATCTGAATCTTGATCCGATTATGCTTTTTATGGATAAAATGCTGGAACTGAACGGAAATTCGCAGTGGATTAGCGACGGCGATTTTTTGATTTTTCCGTCCGATACGACCGCAATTTTAATTAACGTGACACTCAAAGAAAGCAGTTTCTCGCCGAAAGTTCAAAATGATTTGGAAAGATTAATTTCGCTGATAGAGTCTTCTGTAACTTCCAATCTTTCGGTAACCGGCGTAGCCCGATACGCAAAAAAAGGTTTTGACGAAGGTAAAAGAGACGCGGGAATTATCGGCGCCGTTTCGTTTACGGCGGTCGTAATTTTACTCTTTTCGGTTTTTCGCAATATCTTAGTTATTTTTGCAGGACTTATACCTATTTTTTGCGGACTGATTTTCGCATTTTCGGCGCTTGTTTCGCTTTCGCCCGAAATAAACGGGATCGCGCTGTCTATGGGCGCATGTTTTGTGGGAATCGTAATAGACTATTCGCTGCATTATTTGACGCAAAATCAAACAGATCCGAAAAAACGGCTGAAAGCGATTTTCGGCGGAATAACTTTAAGCGTAATTTCGACAATCGCAGGGTTTTGCGCGTTTTTCATAACACCGGTTTTGGGACTTCGCCATATCGCGATTATGAGTGTTTTCGGACTTGCTGGTGCGTATTTAAGCGTAGTAATTTTGTTTCCCGATATTAAATTTGCAAATAAAAAACTTCCGTTTGAATTGCCCGAAAAGTCGATTTCGCAAATTCCTTTTTCGGTTTCGATTATAATAGCGATTCTGATAAGCGCAATTTCTATCCCCGGAATTTTGGGAGTAAAATATAACGACGGCGTGGAAAATTTTAGAAATCCCGCACCCGAACTTGAAGCGCAGGAAGCGATTTTGCGAAAATTTACGGGAAATACCGAAGCGAATAAATTTTTGGCGGTCGTCGGCAAAAACAACGACGATATGTTAAACGAATTGTCAAAAATTTCGATTCGACTCAATTCTCTGAAAAATAAAAGGAGTATAGAAAATTACCGCTCAATAGGACAATACTTGAACAGCGCCGAAAACGCCGATAAAAATCGTAAAAATCTGCTGAAAACTTTAACGCAAAACGACGGCGAAGTACTTAAATATTTGAAAGGAATCGGCTTCAAAGACGGCGTTTTGCAAAATCTAATCAACGAATTGTCGGCAAAGACATATAAAAAATCGGATTTTGACGAGTTCTTTAATTCACCTGTCTCAAAAAACTTCAAATCGACTTTTGTTTGCGGCGATTCTCTGTCTGCGGCGCTTGTTTTGCTTGACGACATAAGGGACGAAAGCGAAATAAAGTCGCTTGAAAACAAAACGAGCGTTTTTTATTTTAACCGAATCGACGAAATAACTTCGGTTTTACAAAACTACCGTAAAACGATGCTTAAAACGATTTTTATCGCCGCTTTGGTAATTTTTTCGTTTCTACTCGTATATTTTTGGATTTCAAACGGATTTTTATCGGCGGTTTCGGTTATAATTCCGCCGTTCTTGACGCTCGTTTCAACGCAGGCGATTTTGGGATATTTGGGCGTAGAACAAAATTTAATGCACTGCGTCGGGCAGTTACTGGTTTTGGGAATAGGCGTCGATTATTCTATTTTCAGAGCGAAAAGCGAAAATCGTTTGAACGAAACCGAACTTGCGGTTTTGCTTTCGTGTATTACCTCGTTTATGGCGTTTGGGCTTTTGTTTTTTGCAAAAACGCCTGCGCTTAAATCAATGGGCGAAATCGTTGCGCCCGGGATCGTTTTATCGTATTTGTTTTCGCTTTTGGTAAAAAGAAAAGGCTGATTATTCTATATATAGAAATAACAGAAACAATCGCTAACCGCATTGCCCTCTCTTTGCCCGCTTTATTTTCTTTATTCCCGATACTATCGCGCCGGCGCTAAACGGTATAAAAAAAGAACCGGCTATAATCTGTTTTATTCCCTTCTTTCTATTAAAACAATCGCCAGTCGAATAGTCGTTGTTTTTGACGATAGCGACAGTGTTATCCAAAGGAATTTCCGTTTTTTCTATCATTCTGAAATTTTTGTATCTTGCGGGATAACCGATAACCGTTATTTTTACGCCGCCCAATCCGTCGTATTCGTAAAAATATGTCGGTTCGACCATTAAATCCGCAATATCTTTATCCAATTTTCCGGAATTATATTTTATCAAAGCGTCTAACATCGCGACTTTTCCAATCTCGTTCAACTTATCTTTTCTGCCGGTCGCATTCCCGACTATTTTGTTTGGACTTACATCCAAATCCGCCGTTAAAGTCGGTTTTTCCCAATCCGTGTTCGCGTCGATTGTTTTCAGCGAATTGGTCATAGCGGCGCAACCTGACAACATAACGCCGATAAAAACCGCAGTTATAGACAAAAAACACCTTTTTAGATTATTCATAAAACCTCCTTAAATTTATATCGTATGGGATAAATGAAGTTCGGCGTCGATAAATATAATTTATTTGTTGCGGCGATATTAAAAAATCTTGAATTATTTGTTTTTTATTCGATTTGTATATAATTCATGCAAATCCGCAATATAAATATTAGATTTAATACGATATGAAGCATATCAAAACGGAAACGGTAATCCGTCGAACAAGGACATAAAAATGAAAATCGTAAACACTCTTATTTTACTAGTCGTATCCAACGTTTTTATGACTTTGGCTTGGTACGGACATCTGAAATTGCAGAATATGAAAATAATCGATAATTGGCCGCTCTACTGCGTCGTTTTGTTGTCTTGGGGAATCGCTCTGTTTGAATATTGTTTTCAAGTTCCCGCCAACAGAATCGGATTTCAAGGCAACGCGGGACCGTTTTCTCTGATGCAGTTGAAGGTAATTCAAGAAGTCGTTACCTTAGTCGTTTTTACGCTTTTTTCTTTGCTGGCTTTTGAAAACGAGAAATTGCAGTTAAACCATATCGCGGCGTTTGTATGTTTGGTTTTGGCGGTGTATTTTGTGTTTATGAAATAAGGCGGCGAAACAAAAAACTAAATATACGCTTTTCGACCATTACCGCCGCAGAATAAATTATATTTCGTAAACAGAAAAGTTTTTGGGATTGAAAGAGAGAGAAGACGGCGGTATAATATAAGTTGAGATAAACGAACAATTACCCATAGAGGAGGGAACAAATGGCTGAATTAGACAGAATCGTGGAGGTCAATATCAGCAGAGGATTTGCCGGTATCGACGCAAGAGATTTCGGTTTAGGACTTTTGATAGGAAGACGCGCCGATTTCAAAGAAGATACGCTTGACGCCGAGAAGACTGCGAACAGCGTTTTCACGTTGAGAAATCTTGACGATGCCAAACGGTATTTGGAGTAGGACAATCCGGGCAATAAAGTTGAGTCTTTGCGTTCTTACGAAAACAATGAACTGTATCAGTCGTTGAAAATATTTTTCGGTGCGCAAGGCAGACCGCCGAGAATTAAAATTTCGTTTGATTCGATAGACGGTAGTATTGAAAACAAAGATTTTACAAGTATAAGTAACGGTATATTTATCAAAAAATCGCTTTGGAACAATGGAGATGTTAAAGAATTTAATGAAACAGAGTGGACTTCGACAGAGCCGGAAGGGTTGGTTTTAAAGCAATTCGTGATAAAGCAGGACGGTAATGCGGCTCCATCTACAAATTTCTCAAATACTTACAATCGTGTAGCCGAAGACGACAACGAGTGGTATCATTTGATATTGACGCCTTCCGTTCGCGCAAACTGCGACGTTGACGATATCGCAAGCGTTATCAACGAGAAATTTTTTGACGATGTACATTTTTCTACGTTGAACGATAACTTGGAATTAAACATAATTGACGGCGAACTTGTCACCGGATCTACTCTTGCTAAATTACTTGACCCTAAATCCGCTTCTTCAAAAGCGGTCGGTACGGTTAAAAACTTGTTAGCGTTAAACAGAGACTTGGATTTAACTTCTTTGAAAATAATGTCCGGTAATCCGGTATTAATAAACGGAACGAAAGAAGGCGACGATAAAGAAGAATATATTCTTGGAATAACCAAGAACAAGCCAAGCGGAACATTGAAAATAGAGGATATTGAATTTGTTTCAGAAAGCGGAAAAATTGCGTATCCCGACCCTTATGTTAAGGGTGAATTAAAAATAAACGACGTACTCAAAAACTATGCGGCGATAGGCGTATTTATGGAATTGGCGGTTCGTGAAGGCGGAACGTATAATCCCTGTTACATGTCGCTTTCTCCGGCGTTTAATGCGGATAAATTATCGTCGAACAGAGTTAAGGACGTTATTGATAACAACGCGAATTGTTATCATACGCTCGCCGGTCGTACGGTATTTGAAAACGGACGTTGCACAGGGACTTACGTACTCGGCGCCCAGATAGGCGAGAATAATATGGGGGAATGGGTCGATACGGTAATATTTATCGACCTTATGAGAGCGAGATTGCAGGAAGCGATATTCGGCACTCTTAAAAGCGCGTCGGACGCAAAAAGCAAAATTCCTTTTACTCAGTCGGGAATAGACCTGCTACATTTTGCGGCGTCAACGCTGTTAAACGCTTGGGTGGCGGGCGGACAATTGCAGTCGTGGAGTTCGGATAACACGCCGGCTTCTCAAATAACGCCGGAGCAAAGAGCCGGCAGAAGATTTGAAGGTCTGCGCTATAACTGTAAACTTGCCGGCGCGATAAACACGGTAGTAATAAACGTAAATTTGGAGGATTAAAATATGGCGGCGTCATTACCAAAAAACAAAGGGCTTTACTCATTCGACCCTTCGCAGGTTTCCGTAATAATCGGCGGCGTAGAAATGAGCGGGTTTTCTGACGGAACTTTTATCGAAGTTTCGCTTGACGGAGACGACTGGGAATTGATAAGCGGCGCCGACGGAGACGTCGTTCGCGCTAAAAAACAGAATCGCGTATCGACGCTGTCTTTAACGCTTCTTCAATCCTCGCATTGCAACGATATTCTTTCGGCTTGGCGTATAATCGACAAAACGACATTGTCGGGCGCCGTGGC
This portion of the Chitinispirillales bacterium genome encodes:
- a CDS encoding KTSC domain-containing protein encodes the protein MDAVSYDAKTRIVSVTFPSGATYEYNNISLEMLKQWAYAVSIL
- a CDS encoding AraC family transcriptional regulator — encoded protein: MKYFIAIAIGIIAAAAVFFTQYGGSMELFDLRETFFEYGVFSNAGTPRETIDSPLHGHIHFSRTAPFDSKEPYQYMLFHANDLFRTIDLEKYKKLEIAVLPEHDKDIMITLYMYVPGFSGPTMESNRPYSFIIRLRPNQFKYQVKLKDFATPNWWFYLHNVREETLPKTDWHKMTHICVNDYPFNSGSNDGEWIAPITEIRFIDDPYHNIWAAIFIGIASMSLFMGIFVKLNFFDKKKMRSSDKKSVPYLSPASDFEKIQSEKLIKFINENYTDPNLTLKTIEKEFGLTKFQVNNIMQRYCSTNYLRYINNLQTKYAKELLRDKENSIQKIAKTVGYPHANSFSRAFKRITGKTPAEFRKSLEK
- a CDS encoding pyrophosphate--fructose-6-phosphate 1-phosphotransferase, whose product is MSDVKRVALLTAGGLAPCLSSAVGGLIERYAEIAPQIDIIAYTGGYKGLLQGKYIRVTPEIRENARFLHEHGGSPIGNSRVKLTNVKDCVKRGLVKEGEDPLKVAAQQLTKDGVDVLHTIGGDDTNTTAADLAAYLAKNNYNLTVVGLPKTIDNDVYPIRQSLGAWTAAQFGAQFFRNVVAEHSANPRMLIIHEVMGRNCGWLTAETALEYRKLIASSNFIPQIGCSMDGIDVHAVFIPEMEINIEAEAARLNKIMDKIDCVNIFISEGAGVDSIVKQIEASGQEVQRDAFGHIKLDAINPGKWFGEQFSKMLDAEKVLVQKSGYYARAAAANARDLSLIKSCTDLAVDCALRREGGVIGHDEDKNNVLRAIEFDRIAGGKPFNIDTAWFERLLKDIGQTKGKNIAKSGH
- a CDS encoding MMPL family transporter, yielding MQKAGIDKTTIFIIIVVFAAFAIFFKIRQGIDVDSSVLSLLSADKSQKIIQDLTDNAADELSRKAFFLILDEDEENAIISAKKIMELSQESEIFSEISSGTSKEIEKEYFKWFFERRYSLLSDNMREIVEDVNSSKKFIEYYNEKIFAPLPDFYGENLNLDPIMLFMDKMLELNGNSQWISDGDFLIFPSDTTAILINVTLKESSFSPKVQNDLERLISLIESSVTSNLSVTGVARYAKKGFDEGKRDAGIIGAVSFTAVVILLFSVFRNILVIFAGLIPIFCGLIFAFSALVSLSPEINGIALSMGACFVGIVIDYSLHYLTQNQTDPKKRLKAIFGGITLSVISTIAGFCAFFITPVLGLRHIAIMSVFGLAGAYLSVVILFPDIKFANKKLPFELPEKSISQIPFSVSIIIAILISAISIPGILGVKYNDGVENFRNPAPELEAQEAILRKFTGNTEANKFLAVVGKNNDDMLNELSKISIRLNSLKNKRSIENYRSIGQYLNSAENADKNRKNLLKTLTQNDGEVLKYLKGIGFKDGVLQNLINELSAKTYKKSDFDEFFNSPVSKNFKSTFVCGDSLSAALVLLDDIRDESEIKSLENKTSVFYFNRIDEITSVLQNYRKTMLKTIFIAALVIFSFLLVYFWISNGFLSAVSVIIPPFLTLVSTQAILGYLGVEQNLMHCVGQLLVLGIGVDYSIFRAKSENRLNETELAVLLSCITSFMAFGLLFFAKTPALKSMGEIVAPGIVLSYLFSLLVKRKG
- a CDS encoding DMT family protein; this translates as MKIVNTLILLVVSNVFMTLAWYGHLKLQNMKIIDNWPLYCVVLLSWGIALFEYCFQVPANRIGFQGNAGPFSLMQLKVIQEVVTLVVFTLFSLLAFENEKLQLNHIAAFVCLVLAVYFVFMK